A region from the Acomys russatus chromosome 24, mAcoRus1.1, whole genome shotgun sequence genome encodes:
- the Stkld1 gene encoding serine/threonine kinase-like domain-containing protein STKLD1, whose product MEKYEILQMLRPGALGVNLVVEEIETDAKYVIKQVECIDEHHANEALEELMPLLKLQHPNISLYHEMFIIWKNEISSLFLCLVMDYIPQGTFQDILENKRKLKEPIDSEWINNMLSQVLDAIEYLHHLNIIHRNLKPSNIAVINNSYYKLQDFSSHALMTHEAKWNVRAEEDPCQKSWMAPESLKFSFSCKSDIWCLGCIFLDVATCSFLNDTEAMHLRKVIRHHPGNLKLMLKSIEEKQVPSADMLCSLLSSMLHINPSDRPAIKDVIRTAFMSASFRNSCVALNMHRQAVPIFITDVLLEGNIANTLDVMQNFSTRPEVQLRAIKKLLTMPEEELGLPWPTELVEELVNIMRQHERILDILLSTCSLLLRILGQALTQDSEAETPRSRSIISFLMNALHSHPNSEKLVSKVYNLLTIISSQGLVSEELEEEGLYQLAQEHLDHFQEDRDICLAILSLLWSLLVDAATVNKEPLENLAAIVTCVLATHLEDVEVTEAGCGVLWLLSLLGCTKESHFEQVVALFLRSIQLFPGRVLLVNNVCRGLASLAKVSELAAFRVVVLEEGSSGLYVLQDIYQLYEDDPEVVENICMLLAHLASYKEIVPELESGGIKHLVQVIRERFTSSLELISYADVVLQALEAAAHLSP is encoded by the exons ATGGAAAAGTATGAG ATTTTGCAAATGCTCAGACCTGGAGCCTTAGGAGTGAACCTGGTGGTGGAGGAGATAGAAACTGATGCCAAGTACGTGATAAAACAG GTGGAGTGTATTGATGAGCATCATGCCAATGAGGCCCTGGAGGAG CTGATGCCCCTGCTGAAGCTCCAGCACCCCAACATCTCTCTGTACCACGAGATGTTCATCATATGGAAAAATGAG AtctcctctctgttcctctgCCTGGTGATGGACTATATCCCCCAAGGAACGTTCCAGGATATCTTGGAGAATAAGAGGAAGCTAAAAGAACCTATTGACTCTGAG TGGATAAACAACATGCTAAGCCAGGTGTTGGATGCCATCGAGTACCTACATCATCTGAACATCATTCACAG GAACCTCAAGCCTTCCAACATTGCTGTTATCAACAACAGCTACTATAAACTGCAGGACTTCAGCTCCCATGCACTGATGACCCACGAAGCCAAGTGGAATGTCCGAGCAGaagaag ACCCCTGCCAGAAGTCCTGGATGGCTCCGGAATCTCTTAAATTCTCCTTCTCCTGCAAATCTGACATCTGGTGCCTGGGCTGCATTTTTCTAGATGTGGCCACTTGCTCCTTCTTGAAC GACACAGAAGCCATGCACCTGCGGAAGGTCATCCGCCATCACCCAGGCAACCTGAAGCTCATGCTGAAGTCCATAGAGGAGAAGCAGGTCCCCAGTGCAGATATGTTGTGTTCGCTTCTGTCCTCCATGCTGCACATCAACCCCTCCGACCGACCAGCCATCAA GGATGTGATCCGAACAGCCTTCATGAGCGCCTCCTTCAGAAACTCCTGTGTTGCTCTGAACATGCACCGGCAGGCGGTTCCCATTTTCATCACCGATGTGCTGCTAGAAGGCAACATAGCCAACACCTTAG ATGTCATGCAGAATTTCTCTACCCGCCCAGAGGTCCAGCTCAGGGCCATTAAGAAGCTTCTGACAATGCCAGAGGAAGAGCTAG GCCTGCCATGGCCCACAGAGCTGGTGGAGGAGTTGGTCAACATCATGAGGCAGCACGAGAGGATCCTGGACATTCTACTCAGCACCTGCTCCCTGCTACTGCGTATTCTGGGCCAAG CACTGACACAAGACTCAGAAGCTGAGACCCCGAGGAGCAGATCCATCATCTCCTTCCTGATGAATGCCTTACACAGCCACCCCAACTCCGAGAAGCTCGTCTCCAAGGTCTACAATCTGCTCACCATTATCTCCAGCCAAG GGCTGGTGtcggaggagctggaggaggaggggctgtaTCAGCTTGCCCAAGAGCACCTGGACCACTTCCAGGAGGACAGGGACATCTGCCTCGCTATCCTGAGCCTGCTCTGGTCCCTCCTGGTGGATG CTGCCACTGTGAACAAAGAGCCTTTGGAGAACCTTGCAGCCATAGTCACCTGTGTGCTGGCTACTCATCTGGAGGACGTGGAAGTCACTGAGGCTGGCTGTGGGGTGCTCTGGCTGCTGTCTTTGTTGG GCTGCACAAAGGAGAGTCACTTTGAGCAGGTGGTAGCGCTGTTCCTGAGAAGCATCCAGCTGTTCCCTGGCAGAGTGCTGCTGGTGAACAACGTATGCCGCGGCTTGGCCAGCCTTGCAAAGGTGTCTG AACTGGCGGCCTTCCGAGTGGTAGTACTGGAAGAGGGCAGCAGCGGCCTCTACGTCCTCCAAGATATCTACCAGCtctatgaggatgaccctgagGTGGTGGAGAACATCTGCATGCTGTTGGCCCACCTGGCCTCCTACA AGGAGATCGTGCCAGAGCTGGAGTCTGGAGGCATCAAACACCTAGTCCAGGTGATCCGGGAGCGCTTTACCTCCAGCCTG gaGCTGATTTCTTATGCTGATGTGGTACTTCAGGCACTGGAGGCAGCTGCACACCTCAGCCCCTAG
- the Rexo4 gene encoding RNA exonuclease 4 isoform X2, which yields MKTKATAPVPQPGPIKKLTRKKARKKFKKIKAQGGSGDPGSRPAAVAVRPPKSPENFSQNWKALQELLKQKSQAPEKPLVSQMDDKMHPQIVQQNRKGKPKGDRRTEDQTPGNSVMSAAKKYRKTLVPPTKTSETEQKKAKKRTQSDISSHQGDIRHKWKAKEAAVALNQSTPTEEDIWFDDVDPDDIEAAIGPEAAMLVRKRLGQSKSTTISLVKEQAFGGLTKALALDCEMVGVGPKGEESIAARVSIVNQYGKCVYDKYVKPTEPVTDYRTAVSGIRPENLKQGEEFEVVKKEVAEMLKGRILVGHALHNDLKVLFLDHPKKKIRDTQKFKPFKRRVQSGRPSLKQLSEKILGIRVQQAEHCSVQDAQAAMRLYIMVKREWESITADRRPPATTPDHCNEYA from the exons ATGAAGACGAAGGCCACCGCGCCGGTGCCCCAACCTGGGCCTATCAAGAAGCTCACTCggaagaaagccaggaagaagTTCAAGAAGATCAAAGCGCAGGGAGGGAGCGGGGACCCCGGAAGCCGCCCGGCAGCTGTTGCAGTCCGACCACCGAAATCCCCAGAGAACTTTTCTCAAAATTGGAAGGCGTTACAAGAG CTGCTGAAACAAAAGTCACAGGCCCCAGAAAAACCTCTTGTCTCTCAGATGGATGACAAAATGCATCCTCAAATAGTCCAGCAGAACAGAAAAGGTAAACcaaagggagacagaaggacagaagaccAGACCCCTGGGAATTCTGTTATGTCTGCAGCTAAGAAGTACAGGAAGACACTAGTACCTCCCACAAAGACCTCTGAAACAGAGCAGAAGAAAGCCAAGAAGAGGACACAGAGTGACATCTCCTCTCATCAAGGGGACATCAGGCATAAGTGGAAAGCTAAGGAGGCAGCTGTCGCCTTGAATCAGTCCACGCCCACTGA GGAAGACATCTGGTTTGATGATGTGGATCCCGATGATATTGAGGCTGCCATAGGCCCAGAGGCAGCCATGCTGGTACGGAAGCGGCTGGGGCAGAGCAAGAGTACCACCATCTCCCTGGTGAAGGAACAGGCCTTCGGCGG CTTGACAAAAGCCTTGGCCCTGGATTGTGAGATGGTAGGCGTGGGCCCCAAAGGGGAAGAGAGCATCGCAGCCCGAGTGTCCATCGTGAACCAGTATGGGAAGTGTGTTTATGACAAGTACGTCAAGCCAACCGAGCCCGTGACTGACTACAGGACAGCGGTCAGTGGGATCCGGCCTGAGAACCTGAAGCAGG GAGAAGAATTTGAAGTTGTGAAGAAGGAAGTGGCAGAAATGTTGAAGGGCAGAATCTTGGTGGGGCATGCACTGCACAATGATTTAAAG GTTCTGTTCCTTGATCATCCAAAGAAGAAAATCAGGGACACTCAAAAATTCAAACCGTTCAAGAGGCGAGTGCAG AGTGGAAGACCATCTCTGAAacaactttctgagaaaattttAGGGATCAGGGtccagcaggcagagcactgttcg GTCCAGGATGCCCAGGCAGCAATGAGGCTTTACATCATGGTAAAACGTGAGTGGGAGAGCATTACTGCAGACCGGCGCCCCCCAGCAACCACTCCAGACCACTGCAATGAGTACGCTTAG
- the Rexo4 gene encoding RNA exonuclease 4 isoform X1 — MKTKATAPVPQPGPIKKLTRKKARKKFKKIKAQGGSGDPGSRPAAVAVRPPKSPENFSQNWKALQEMDDKMHPQIVQQNRKGKPKGDRRTEDQTPGNSVMSAAKKYRKTLVPPTKTSETEQKKAKKRTQSDISSHQGDIRHKWKAKEAAVALNQSTPTEEDIWFDDVDPDDIEAAIGPEAAMLVRKRLGQSKSTTISLVKEQAFGGLTKALALDCEMVGVGPKGEESIAARVSIVNQYGKCVYDKYVKPTEPVTDYRTAVSGIRPENLKQGEEFEVVKKEVAEMLKGRILVGHALHNDLKVLFLDHPKKKIRDTQKFKPFKRRVQSGRPSLKQLSEKILGIRVQQAEHCSVSISG; from the exons ATGAAGACGAAGGCCACCGCGCCGGTGCCCCAACCTGGGCCTATCAAGAAGCTCACTCggaagaaagccaggaagaagTTCAAGAAGATCAAAGCGCAGGGAGGGAGCGGGGACCCCGGAAGCCGCCCGGCAGCTGTTGCAGTCCGACCACCGAAATCCCCAGAGAACTTTTCTCAAAATTGGAAGGCGTTACAAGAG ATGGATGACAAAATGCATCCTCAAATAGTCCAGCAGAACAGAAAAGGTAAACcaaagggagacagaaggacagaagaccAGACCCCTGGGAATTCTGTTATGTCTGCAGCTAAGAAGTACAGGAAGACACTAGTACCTCCCACAAAGACCTCTGAAACAGAGCAGAAGAAAGCCAAGAAGAGGACACAGAGTGACATCTCCTCTCATCAAGGGGACATCAGGCATAAGTGGAAAGCTAAGGAGGCAGCTGTCGCCTTGAATCAGTCCACGCCCACTGA GGAAGACATCTGGTTTGATGATGTGGATCCCGATGATATTGAGGCTGCCATAGGCCCAGAGGCAGCCATGCTGGTACGGAAGCGGCTGGGGCAGAGCAAGAGTACCACCATCTCCCTGGTGAAGGAACAGGCCTTCGGCGG CTTGACAAAAGCCTTGGCCCTGGATTGTGAGATGGTAGGCGTGGGCCCCAAAGGGGAAGAGAGCATCGCAGCCCGAGTGTCCATCGTGAACCAGTATGGGAAGTGTGTTTATGACAAGTACGTCAAGCCAACCGAGCCCGTGACTGACTACAGGACAGCGGTCAGTGGGATCCGGCCTGAGAACCTGAAGCAGG GAGAAGAATTTGAAGTTGTGAAGAAGGAAGTGGCAGAAATGTTGAAGGGCAGAATCTTGGTGGGGCATGCACTGCACAATGATTTAAAG GTTCTGTTCCTTGATCATCCAAAGAAGAAAATCAGGGACACTCAAAAATTCAAACCGTTCAAGAGGCGAGTGCAG AGTGGAAGACCATCTCTGAAacaactttctgagaaaattttAGGGATCAGGGtccagcaggcagagcactgttcgGTAAGTATCAGTGGGTAA